GGCAGGATCGAGCCGCTCGGTGCTCAGCGGCCTGGTGGAGGTCGGAGATCGCCTGATCGTGCGGGACGAGACGGGCGCGGACCTCGCCGGCGGGCGCCTTTCCCTGGTCGAGATTTCCGCGCGGGTCGGCCGTATCCCGCGCCGGATTAGCTTTCCGGACGGCTCTCTCTTCGAGACCAATGACAATGAGGCGATGGACCGGTTTCTGGCGGAAAAAGGCCGGGCGGGGGCTGGGATCGTCCACCGGCTGGAGCGGTTCCACCCACGGCTGATTGCCTTCGTTGCCGCAACGATCCTGCTCGGCGTGCTGATCTACCGTTATGCGTTGCCGGCTCTCGTGGAAGTTGCGATTGCCGTCACGCCGCCGATTGTGCCCCGCATGATGTCGGCGAGCACGCTCGAAACCATGGACCGGACGCTGCTTGGCGAATCGAAGCTGGACGAGGCGCGGCGCGGCAAGATTGTCGATGGTTTCCGGCGCATCGCGGCGGTTTCGGCCGCGGGTGAGGCGGCCTATACGCTGAACTTCCGTGAAGGCGGACCAATGGGCCCCAACGCCTTCGCGTTGCCCGACGGCACCCTGATCCTGACGGACGAACTCGTTGAGCTCGCCGGCGACGACAGCGAGATGATCGTCGGCGTGCTGGCGCATGAGATCGGCCATGTCCAGCATAAGCACAGTCTGCGGCAGATCTATCGCGCCGCCGGGGTCGCCGCGCTCATCATGCTGATCGCCGGCGACATCGGCTCCGGGGCCGAGGACGTGCTGGTGGAAGGGGGCGGCTTGCTGGCGCTCTCCTATTCGCGCTCCGCGGAAGCAGAGGCGGATCGCCATTCCGTCGAGCTGATGATGAAGGCGGGCCTCGATCCGGCCGCAATCGCCCGGTTCTTCGAGCTGTTGGAGACGAAGCTCGACGATCACTCGGACACGAGCATCTTCTCCACCCATCCGGGTACGCCGGAGAGACGCAAGGCAATCACCGATCTGATTGCCGAATTGCGGAAGAACTAGTCGTGGCTGGAAGCGGCCGTCGAGCCTGCCGCCCGGAAACGTTCTTCGAACTCCCGGCGCAGCTCCCGCCTGACCTCGGCGGCGCGGTAACGGCGTTCCCTGACACCGGGCTCCGGCCGGTAGGGCGGCACGCTCGTCGGCCGTCCTTCCGCATCGACGGCGACCATGGTGAAGTAGCAGGAGTTCGTGTGCCTGCGCTCGCCGCTGCGGATGTTCTCGGCTTCGACCCGGATGCCGACCTCCATCGACGTCCGGCCGGCAAAGTTGATGGAAGCCCGAAAATGCACCAACTCGCCGACATGGATCGGCTGGCGGAAAACGACCTGGTCGACGGACAGCGTCACCGCATATTGCTTCGAGTAGCGCGAGGCGCAGGAGAAGGCGACCCGGTCGAGGAGGTTGAGAAGCGCGCCGCCATGCACCTTGCCGCTGAAGTTCGCCATGTCGGGTGTCATCAGCACGACCATCTCGAGCTGGCTCTTGTCATTCGTCTCTTCCATTTCCCCTCCGCATAAGGCCGCTTCAGGCGCGCGTGAGTTTGGCGCTCAGAATCCTATCCTTGCCCCTGCCCGTCAATGCGCCTTCTTCGTCTCTGCAGTCGTAAAGGGAAATGATCGGTCCCGCGCATCCCAAACAAGAACAGCGGGCTCACGCCCGCTGTTCTTGTTGCGCGGCATTCACCGCCTTAGTCTTGCGGGCCGTCGTTATAGCCGACCTTGTCGACGAGTTCCGAAGCCTTCTTGCGGTTTGCCGCAATCTCGGCAAGCGGCAGGGAGTCCGGCTTGATCGTTCCAAAGGACTTGACGACGTCCGAGGGCTCGGCGCCCGGCAGCACTGGATATTCGAAGACCTGCTCGGCGTAGATCTTCTGCGCTTCGCCTTCCGACAGGAATTCCATCAGCTTGACGGCATTCTCCTTGTTCGGGGCGTTCTTCGCGAGCGCCATGCCGGAGATGTTGACGTGCGTGCCACGATCCTTCGCATTCGGGAAGAGGACCTTGATGGCCGAAGCCCATTCCTTCTGCTGCGGCTCCTTGTCGTTGGTCAGCATGAGACCGACATAGTAGCTGTTGCCGAGCGCGATATCGCATTCGCCGGCAAAGATCGCCTTTGCCTGATCACGATCGCCGCCATCGGGCTTCTTGGAGAGATTGTCCCGGAATCCCGTCAGCCACTTCTCCGTCTCCGCCTCGCCGTGATGCGCGATCATCGAGGCGAACAGGCCGATATTGTAGGAATGCTGGCCATCGCGGGTGCAAAACTTGCCCTTCCATTTCGGGTCGGCAAGTTCTTCATAGGTGATGTCGTTCTGCGGCACGCGTTCCTTCGAGGCATAGACGACGCGACCGCGCGTCGTCAGGCCGAACCAGTTGCCGTCCGGATCGCGGAAATGCGCCGGGATGTCCTTGTTGATCGTCTCATTGACGAGCGGCTGGGTCACGCCGGCGTCCTTCGCCTCGGTCAGGCGGCTGATGTCGACGGTCAAAATGACGTCGGCCGGAGAATTCGCGCCTTCCGCCTGGATGCGCTCGACCAGCCCCTTGTCGAGGAAGAGCACATTGGCGGCGATGCCGGTCTCCTTGGTGAAGGCATCGAGCAGCGGCTTGATGAGATCGGGCTGGCGGTAGGAATAGATATTGACCTCGCCCTCGGCCCGGGCAGGCGCGCTGAAAGCAAGGATCGCCGCCGCGACCGACAGGGTGCCGATCAACGTTTTTGAGGCAAGCATGGTGTTCTCTCTCCGTGTGGTGCTTATAAGTTAACCGAGTGAGTCATATTTCTACACCGGAAGAGCGACAGTCAACGGCGAAACGGCGAAGTAAAGCCTTCGTGAATTTTTCCTCTTTTGGAATTGTTCCAAACTACGTTCCGTCCTATATGAAGGAGGACGAATTTCTCGATCCCGGAGTGAATGATGCGTCTGACGAAGCAAACAAACTACGCGGTTCGCATGCTGATGTACTGTGCTGCGAATGGCGAGAAGCTCAGCCGCATCCCTGAGATCGCCAAAGCTTACGGCGTTTCCGAGCTGTTTCTGTTCAAGATCCTGCAGCCCTTGACCAGGGCTGGCCTGGTCGAAACCGTGCGCGGCCGCAATGGCGGCGTGCGACTGCCGAAACCGGCCTCGGAGATCAGCCTCTTCGACGTGGTCAAGGTGACCGAGGACAGCTTCGCCATGGCGGAATGTTTCGAGGCGGGCGAAATCGATTGCCCCCTGGTCGACAGTTGCGGCCTCAACGCCGCCTTGCGCAAGGCGTTGAACGCCTTCTTCGACGTGCTCAAGGGCTATACGATCGACGATCTCGTCAAGGCGCGGCCGCAGATCAACTTCCTTCTGGGTTTGGAGACCGGCCCGCGGCCGCAGACGTCCGCCGCCTGAGTTTTCAAGTCCAGCAAATGTAGCGCGGAGGCCGGTTCTCCGCGCTTTTTTGTGTCGTGATTTTTGACCCCGCCGCCGGTTTCGCCGGTGAGGGCGAATCGGCGTGCAATCCGGCTTGGCCGTTGCCCTAGTCGCTGTCGCTCCGACCCTCTACTTGTGGAAGAATTTTTCGCATAGACAAATTTCTGAAGCGAGTTATTGCATTGCGACGACAAATGTCGTTCCATCCGTCCTTGACCGGATGGAAAATTTCTCGCGGTCGAAAACAATACGAGAACAAAAAACAAATCTGGGAAGCAAGCTCATGAAAAAGCTCACGACTCTCTTCGCAGCGACGGCGCTTGCCACGCTGATGGCCGGCACTGCCTGGTCGAAAACGTTCGTTTATTGCTCGGAAGGCTCGCCGGAGGGTTTTGACCCGGGCCTCTATACGGCCGGTACCACGTTCGACGCTGCCGCGCACACCGTCTATAGCCGCCTGCTCGAATTCAAGAAGGGCACGACCGAAACCGAGCCCGGGCTTGCCGAAAGCTGGACGATTTCCGACGACGGCCTCGAATACACGTTCAAGCTCCGTCCCGGCGTCAAGTTCCAGACGACCGAGTTCTTCACGCCGACCCGCGAATTGAACGCCGACGACGTCATCTTCTCGCTGGAGCGCCAGTGGAAGTCCGACAATGCGTGGCACGGCTATGTGACCGGTGGTTCCTGGGAATACTTCGCCGGCATGGGGCTGCCGGAACTGCTCGAGTCGATCGAGAAGGTCGACGACATGACGGTGAAGATCAAGCTAAAGCGCAAGGAAGCGCCGTTCCTCGCGAACCTCGCCATGCCCTTCGCTTCGATCATGTCAAAGGAATATGCCGACAAGCTGCAGGCCGAAGGCAAGATGAACCAGCTGAACCAGATGCCGCTCGGCACCGGTCCCTTTGCCTTTGTCGGCTATCAGCAGGATGCGGTCATCCGTTACAAGGCTCATCCGGACTATTGGGGCGGAAAGCAGAAGATCGACGATCTGGTCTTCTCGATCACCACCGATGCTGCCGTCCGGTTCCAGAAGCTCCAGGCCGGCGAATGCCACCTGATGCCCTATCCGAACGCGGCGGACGTCGAGGCGATGAAGGCTGATCCGAACCTCAAGGTGATGGAACAGGCCGGCCTCAACGTCGCCTATCTCGCCTATAACACCACGCAGGCTCCCTTCGACAAGCCCGAGGTCCGCAAGGCGCTGAACAAGGCGATCAACAAGCAGGCGATCGTGGACGCCGTCTTCCAGGGGCAGGCGACGCCGGCGACGAACCCGATTCCGCCGACGATGTGGTCCTACGATGACACGGTCGCAGACGACACCTACGAGCCGGAAGTGGCGAAGAAGATGCTCGAGGACGCCGGCGTCAAGGACCTGTCGATGAAGGTCTGGGCAATGCCGGTCGCGCGGCCCTACATGCTCAACGCACGTCGCGCCGCCGAGCTGATGCAGGCCGACTTCGCCAAGGTCGGTGTGAAGGTCGAGATCGTCTCCTACGAATGGGCCGAATATCTCGAGAAGTCCAAGGACAAGGCCCGCGATGGTGCGGTGATCCTCGGCTGGACCGGCGACAATGGCGACCCGGACAACTTCCTCGACACGCTGCTCGGCTGCGATGCCGTCGGCGGCAACAACCGCGCCCAGTGGTGCAACAAGGAGTTCGACGATCTGGTCACCAAGGCCAAGGAAGCCTCCGACGTTGCAGAGCGCACCAAGCTCTACCAACAGGCTCAGGCCGTGTTCAAGAAGGAGGCGCCCTGGGCAACGCTGGACCACTCGCTCTCGATCGTGCCGATGCGCAAGAATGTCGAAGGCTTCGTACAGAGCCCGCTCGGCGACTTTGCTTTCGACGGCGTTGATATTGTAGAGTAATCTTACCGACTGACCCGAAGGGGGCGTTTGCCGTTGGGCGAGCGCCCCTCTTCCTTTTTGCCAGTGCTGCAGCAACGAGGCCGCAGCGAGGATGGCATGAGGTTTGACTATGTTTCGATTCCTGCTGGGGCGCTTGGCAGTGCTGATCCCGACCTTTATCGGGGTCTCGATCATTGCCTTCTCCTTCATCCGCCTGCTCCCGGGCGATCCCGTGGCGCTGCTGTCCGGCGAACGGGTCATGTCGCCGGAGCGGCATGCCGAGATTTCCCACCAGCTCGGCTTTGACCGGCACATCGTCGTGCAATACCTGGATTATCTCTGGGGTGTTCTTCAGGGCGATTTCGGCATATCGATCGTCACCAAGAAGCCGGTGATCGATCAGTTCCTGGAGCTCTTCCCGGCAACCGTCGAGCTTTCGCTGTGCGCCATCATCTTCGCCGTCGTCGTCGGTATTCCGGCCGGCGTGATTGCGGCGATCAAGCGGGGATCGATCCTCGACCAGCTGATCATGGGCACCGCGCTCGTCGGCTTTTCCATGCCGATCTTCTGGTGGGGCCTGCTGCTGATCATCGTCGTCTCCGGCATATTGCAATGGACTCCGGTGTCCGGGCGCATCTCGCTGATGTTCTTCTTTCCCTCGGTTACCGGCTTCATGCTGATCGATTCGCTGCTGTCGGGACAGGACGGGGCGTTCAGGTCCGCCTTCAGCCATCTGATCCTGCCGACCATCGTGCTCGGCACCATTCCGCTTGCCGTCATTGCGCGCCAGACCCGTTCGGCGATGCTCGAGGTGCTTTCGGAGGACTATGTCCGCACTGCGCGTGCTAAGGGGCTTCCCACCTTCCGCGTGGTCGGCATCCATGCCCTGCGCAACGCGATGATACCGGTCGTCACCACGATCGGCCTGCAGATCGGCGTGATGCTGGCAGGCGCCATCCTGACGGAAACGATCTTCTCCTGGCCGGGCATCGGCAAATGGATGGTCGATTCCGTGTTCCGGCGCGACTACGCCGTCATCCAGGGCGGCCTGCTGATCATCGCCGCCGTCATCATGCTGGTGAACCTTGCCGTCGATCTGCTCTACGGGCTGATCAACCCCCGCATCCGGCATTGAGGAGGGCGATATGACCGAAGTTACCGCAACAAGCCCCATATCGACCGATCCGTCCCGCCGGGCGCGTCTCGCCGAGTTCTGGTACTATTTCTCGGAGAACCGCGGCGCCGTCATCGGCCTCTTCTTCTTCCTGTTCCTGGTCGTACTTGCTCTATGCGCGCCGCTCGTGGCACCGCACGACCCGACCGTCCAGTTCCGTGAGGCGGTATTGCTGCCGCCGTTCTGGCAGGAGGGTGGCCGCCTCGAATTTCTGCTCGGAACCGATGCGGTGGGCCGCGACATGCTGTCCCGCCTTATCTACGGCACGCGTTTCTCGCTGTTCGTCGGCGTGATCGTCACCACATTGTCGCTGGTCGGCGGCATCCTGGTCGGCGTTGTCGCCGGTTACTTCCGCGGATGGGTCGATACCTTCATCATGCGGATCATGGATATCATCCTGGCCTTCCCGTCGCTGCTCCTGGCGCTTGTCCTGGTCGCGGTGCTCGGGCCGGGCCTCACAAATGCGATGATCGCCATCGCACTGGTCTTCCAGCCGCACTTCGTTCGCCTGACGCGAGCGGCCGTGATGACGGAGAAGACCCGGGACTACGTCGTCGCGGCGAAGGTCGCCGGAGCAGGGCACCTGCGGCTGATGTTCAGGACGATCCTGCCGAACTGCATGGCACCGCTCATCGTCCAGGCGACGCTTTCCTTTTCAAGCGCCATTCTCGACGCCGCGGCGCTCGGTTTCCTTGGCATGGGCGCGCAACCGCCGACGCCGGAATGGGGAACGATGCTGGCGGAGGCCCGCGAATTCATTCTTCGCGCCTGGTGGGTGGTGACGCTTCCAGGTCTCGCGATCCTGTTGACCGTGCTGGCAATCAACCTGATGGGCGATGGACTGCGTGATGCTCTCGACCCCAAGCTGAAGAGGTCCTGACATGGCGCTTCTTGAAATCGAAAATCTCGTCGTCGAATTCCAGACGGCAACGGGCCCCTTCCGGGCCGTCGACGGCGTATCGCTCAAGGTTCATGAGGGCGAGGTCCTGGCGATCGTCGGGGAGTCCGGCTCCGGCAAGTCCGTGTCCATGCTTGCGGCGATGGGGCTTCTGCCCTGGACCGCGAAGGTGACGGCCGACAAGCTCGCCTTCAACGGCCGTGACCTCTTGAAGATGCCGGCGGCCGAGCGCCGCAAGATCGTCGGCAAGGACATTGCGATGATCTTCCAGGAGCCGATCGCCAGCCTCAATCCGTGCTTCACGGTCGGCTTTCAGATCGAGGAAGTGCTGCGCATCCACATGGGCCTCAACCGGGCGGCGCGGCGCAGGCGGGCGATCGAGCTCTTCCAGGCCGTCGGCATACCCGATCCGGCCGAGCGGCTCGGGCATTATCCGCACCAGATGTCGGGCGGGCAATGCCAGCGCGTGATGATCGCGATCGCCCTTGCCTGCAACCCGAAGCTCCTCATTGCCGACGAGCCGACGACGGCGCTCGACGTGACGATCCAGAAGCAGATCCTCGACCTCCTGATGAAGCTGCAGCAGGAATACCGCATGGGCCTGATCATGATCACCCACAATATGGGCGTCGTCGCGGAAACGGCCGATCGCGTCGTCGTCCAGTACAAGGGCCGCAAGATCGAGGAGGCGGACGTGTTGTCGCTGTTCGAGGCGCCGAAGAGCAACTACACCCGGGCGCTTCTCGCGGCGCTGCCGGAAAATGCGACGGGCGACCGGTTGCCGACGATCTCCGAACTTTTCAATGAGCAGCAGACGCTCGAGGGAGCCGCTCGATGACCCATGTTCTCGAAGCCCGCAACCTGGTGCGAGACTATCACATTCCCGGCAGCCTGTTTCGCAAGGCGCGCACCGTTCATGCGCTGAAGGGCGTCAGCTTTGCCGTCGACGAGGGCAAGACGCTGGCTATCGTCGGCGAAAGCGGCTGCGGCAAGTCGACGCTCGGACGCATCATCACGCTCATCGACCCGGCCACAGCCGGGGAACTGCTGATCGATGGCAAGAAAGTCGATATCGCCAGGGACGGCCTGACCTCGGAGATGCGCCGCAAGGTACAGATCGTCTTCCAGAATCCCTACGGCTCCCTCAATCCGCGCCAGAAGATCGGCGATATCCTTGCGGAACCGCTCGTGATCAACACCAAGGTTCCCGCCGGCGAGCGCCGCGACCGGGCGATGACGATGCTGAAGAAGGTCGGCCTCGAGGAGAAGCACTACAACCGCTATCCTCACATGTTCTCGGGCGGCCAGCGGCAGCGCATCGCCATCGCCCGCGCCCTGATGCTGAACCCGAAGCTGCTCGTGCTGGACGAACCCGTTTCGGCGCTCGATCTCTCCGTCCAGGCCCAGGTGCTGAACCTGCTCGCCGATCTGCAGGACGAGTTCAAGCTGACCTATGTCTTCATCAGCCACGACCTCTCGGTGGTGCGCTACATCGCCGACGACGTGATGGTGATGTATTACGGCGAGGCCGTCGAGTATGGCAGCCGGGATGAGGTGTTTTCCAATCCGCAGCACAGCTATACGAAGACGCTGTTTGCCGCCACGCCACGGGCCGATGTTGCGAGTATCAAGGCCCGCCTCGCCCGCAGGAACGCCGCCTAGACGGCGCGACGACCCGGCGGAATTCCCACAAGCTGCGTCGCTCGCGCGAGTGCGGCTGGTTGGAGTTCCCGTCCCGATCGTGTAGAGCATCTGCCGCCGCTATTTGCGTTTTGGCCCTGGCGGCGGGCAGCCGAATTGGCCGGCAATCCCTTGTTCGGCCCAACACCAGGATGACGAATATGGAAATCAAGCGCTTCGAGACCGGTCCGCGGATGAGCCAGGCCGTGGTCTACAACAACACGGTCTATCTGGCCGGCCAGGTGGGCAACGCCGGAGACGATGTCGTCACGCAGACCAAGCAGGCGCTCGCCGAGGTCGACCGCCTGCTTGCGCTCGCCGGTACAGACAAGACGCGTATCCTCTCCGCCACAGTCTGGCTCGCCGATATGGCGGATTTCGCCAAGATGAACTCGGTCTGGGATGCCTGGGCGCCGCAGGGTCACACGCCCGCGCGCGCCACCGGCGAAGCCAAGCTGGCAACGCCTGAATACCTCGTCGAGGTCATCGTGACGGCAGCCGTCTAGGCGCTGCGTCAGGCAACGTTGTTTCTCCGCTCGAACGCCGCCGGCCGAAAGGCCTGGCGGCGTCTTGCTGCTGGCTCCCGAATAGGAACGATTCGCTTTTCGAAGCGTTTATCGATCGTTCCCGTACGTGGAGGAATTGCCCATGCTCTATTGGCTGCCGCGGCTCTGTTTGCTGCTGATCGCCGGTGTGGTTTTGGGCTTTGGCCTTTTCCCGCGGACGTCCGAGGACGTAGCTTATACGTTGTTGATAATCCTTGTGGGGCTGGGGCTGCTTTCCGTGACGCTCCACATATTTCCGCCAGAAGAGCATTGACCGGGGGCCGCTGCGATCACGGGCGGAGAACCGCCCAAGCCTTCCTCTCAACGGCCTCCGTGGGTGCCGACGCGCGGCGCGTGGCCGGCGGTTCATGGCGCTGCCAAGAACAAGGCTGCCAGGCGCAGGCAGAGCGGTTTGAAGAGGCGTGTCGATGGACAGCAAAGTTGTAGCGGCTGTCCGTAGCCGCAAGCGCAGCGCCGAAAAGGAACTCGCCCTGGCACAGGCGACGACGGCGGCGCGAAAGCGCGACGGCATGGATCTCGTCGTCGCCTGGAGCGTCGTCGGGTTGTTCGTCGTCGCTTGCTCGGCGGTCGTTTACGCGATGGCGGCAATTCTGATGCCCATTGCGTTTGCCATCGTCGTCGGGATCGTGCTCGGCAGGGCAGCCGACGAACTGGCGCGTTTCGGTCTTCCGCCGATGCTGGGTGGTCTTTTGCTGGCGCTCTTCTTCGTGCTCGGCCTATCGTCGCTCGTCAACACACTCCTGGGGCCGATCACCGAGCTCGCCCGCGAGGCCCCGAAACTCGCCGAAAGCGTCGTGGAGCGCGTGCTGCCTTTCATCGAACGCTTCGAGTGGGGCAGGATTGCGCTCGCGCGAAGCGTGGGGGCCGACGCTTTCGCAGACGTCGTCGTCAAGAATGCGGGCCCGATCCTCGGCGCGGCCGCCGCGAGCGTGACGCCGGCACTAATCCAGACGCTGATCTTCCTGGCGGCGCTCGTCCTGTTCCTCCTCGGCCGCGTCCAGTTGCGCAGCACGATCATCCTAGCTTTCCCCAGTCGCGACGGCCGCCTGAGCGCGATCCGGATCATGAACGCCATCGAAGACGGGCTGACGCGCTATTTCTCGACGGCCAGCCTGATCTACCTGGCGCTCGGCGGCTTCACCATGATGATCGCGCTGGTCGGCGGGCTGCCGATGCCGCCGCTCTGGGGGCTTTTCGCCTTCGTCTCGAGTTTCATTCCCTATCTCGGCGTCACCTTCATGACGCTGTCGCTGCTCGTCGGGGGCCTTATGACCCACGAAGCGCTGGTCGTGGCGCTCGCGCCGGCGACCGCCTTCTTCCTCATTCATCTGGCCATGGAGAACCTCGTCGTCCCGGCGATCCTGGGGCGACGCTTTGAGGTCAACCCCTTCCTGATCTTCGTCGCCATCCTGTTCTGGACGTGGATGTGGGGCGCGGTCGGGGCGATCCTCGCCATGCCGCTGTCGCTGATCGCGATGACCATCTTCGAGCAGCTGCGCGAGCCTCCGCCCGAACCGCAATTGCCCGGATGACGGCTCAGCGACTTGCCGCGTGCGCTTGTTCGTCGAAGAACAACGCCTGGCTGATCAGCGCCTTGACCATCTCCGGATTGAAGGGCTTCGTCACCAGGAAGGCCGGCTCCGGCTTGTTGCCCGTCAGCAGCCGTTCGGGGAAAGCGGTGATGAAGATCACCGGCACGGCCGCCTGCGTCAGGATGTCGTTGACCGCGTCGATGCCGGAACTCCCGTCGGCGAGCTGGATATCCGCGAGAACCATCTTGGGGGATGTCTGCCGGTAGATATCGATCGCCTCGCGATGCGTGCGGGCAATGCCGGTGACCCGGTGTCCCAGGCTCGTCACCATATCCTCGATATCCATGGCGATGAGCGGCTCGTCTTCGATGATCATGATGTCGGTGGCAACCTGGCGCGAAATCTCTTCCGAAGCACTGGACAGAAGCTTGGCAAACGCGCCCTGGTCGATCGACATGATTTCCGCCGCTTCGCCGCTTGAAAACCCCTCGACAGAGATCAGCAGGAAAGCCTGCCGGGGCGTTGGCGCGATCAGCGACAGGTTGGCGGCGGCTCTCTTCTCCCACGCGAAGGGCGAGCTCAAATGGGACCGATCGACCTTGAGCTTGTCGAAGAGGGAGCAGAACAGCTTGTACAGGCTTATGCGATCGTTCGATGCCGAGGGGAACAGGCTGATGTCTTCGATCAACGCCTCCAAGACGGCGGCGACATAGGCATCGCCTGCCGCTTGCGACCCTGTGACGGCGCGGGCATAACGCCTAAGATAAGGAAGATGCGGCGCAATCCTGGTGGAAAGTGACATTTAGGCCTTCCTAAACTATTGTGCGTAGCGTCGCACTTATGGGCGGTGGCGTGACGCAGGATACGTCAATGTCGTGCGCACGTCTTGCGAATTCAGGAAACAGTTTGCCGACGACGACATACGAATGGAAAACAGCCGGGGGATTTGAGCCTTCGGTACGTGGAATTGAAAAATGAACGATCGGTCCGACGGGCGCGCGCGAGGCATATCGGCTGCTGGCGCCAGGAAAAATGATGC
This DNA window, taken from Sinorhizobium fredii NGR234, encodes the following:
- a CDS encoding AI-2E family transporter yields the protein MDSKVVAAVRSRKRSAEKELALAQATTAARKRDGMDLVVAWSVVGLFVVACSAVVYAMAAILMPIAFAIVVGIVLGRAADELARFGLPPMLGGLLLALFFVLGLSSLVNTLLGPITELAREAPKLAESVVERVLPFIERFEWGRIALARSVGADAFADVVVKNAGPILGAAAASVTPALIQTLIFLAALVLFLLGRVQLRSTIILAFPSRDGRLSAIRIMNAIEDGLTRYFSTASLIYLALGGFTMMIALVGGLPMPPLWGLFAFVSSFIPYLGVTFMTLSLLVGGLMTHEALVVALAPATAFFLIHLAMENLVVPAILGRRFEVNPFLIFVAILFWTWMWGAVGAILAMPLSLIAMTIFEQLREPPPEPQLPG
- a CDS encoding response regulator, whose product is MSLSTRIAPHLPYLRRYARAVTGSQAAGDAYVAAVLEALIEDISLFPSASNDRISLYKLFCSLFDKLKVDRSHLSSPFAWEKRAAANLSLIAPTPRQAFLLISVEGFSSGEAAEIMSIDQGAFAKLLSSASEEISRQVATDIMIIEDEPLIAMDIEDMVTSLGHRVTGIARTHREAIDIYRQTSPKMVLADIQLADGSSGIDAVNDILTQAAVPVIFITAFPERLLTGNKPEPAFLVTKPFNPEMVKALISQALFFDEQAHAASR